From Candidatus Hinthialibacter antarcticus, a single genomic window includes:
- the rplQ gene encoding 50S ribosomal protein L17 gives MIHKWKGRKLGRTAAHRSAMLSNQAASLIRYGRIKTTLPKCKELRTVVEKLITTAKSDTVHARRMVNRFIQDKTIIKKLFTDVAPEFSERPGGYTQILKIGPRANDGAQMAYIQFVGYDPEAEDED, from the coding sequence ATGATTCATAAGTGGAAAGGCAGAAAACTCGGACGTACCGCCGCGCATCGTAGTGCGATGCTGTCAAATCAGGCGGCTTCGTTGATCCGTTATGGTCGCATTAAAACCACTTTGCCGAAGTGCAAGGAATTGCGGACAGTCGTTGAAAAATTGATTACAACGGCTAAATCAGACACCGTTCATGCGCGCCGTATGGTGAACCGTTTTATCCAAGATAAAACCATTATCAAAAAACTGTTCACAGACGTTGCTCCTGAATTTTCAGAACGTCCTGGTGGTTATACCCAGATTCTTAAAATCGGGCCGCGCGCAAACGACGGCGCCCAAATGGCCTATATTCAATTTGTGGGTTATGATCCTGAAGCGGAAGACGAAGATTAA
- a CDS encoding DNA-directed RNA polymerase subunit alpha, with translation MKFKSVVLPGRVVIDQDTLSDRYGKFVVEPLERGFGTTLGNSLRRVLLSSIQGAAIKAVRITGVLQEVSYIPGVVEDVTDIILNLKGLRVRNHRNGPVTLYLTAKGEGEVKAAAIEANPDVEILNPELHIATLDKDGELEMELYIDVGRGYLPADRQGKSADQYPVNTILMDAVFTPIERVKYVVENARVGDITDYDRLIMEIWTDGTVNPQDSIAFGAKILKDHLFLFIHFPDEDELPLEADEAPEEAANPYLLKGVEELELSVRAYNCLKAANIKSVGVLVSKTESEMLKYRNFGKKSLNEIKDVLTKLGLYLGMDVSALNSDAIATDTQIPAMLGDDIDDEDDADLEPEESLATEEDVN, from the coding sequence ATGAAGTTTAAATCCGTCGTCTTACCAGGCCGCGTTGTGATCGACCAGGATACCCTGTCGGATCGCTACGGCAAGTTTGTGGTTGAACCGCTGGAACGTGGGTTCGGCACCACCCTGGGCAACTCCCTTCGCCGCGTATTGCTATCTTCTATTCAGGGCGCGGCGATTAAGGCGGTTCGCATCACTGGCGTTCTTCAGGAAGTGTCCTATATCCCCGGTGTCGTTGAAGATGTCACCGATATTATTCTTAACCTCAAAGGCCTACGCGTAAGAAATCACCGTAACGGGCCTGTGACATTGTACTTAACTGCGAAGGGTGAAGGTGAAGTCAAGGCGGCTGCCATTGAAGCCAACCCTGATGTTGAAATCCTAAACCCCGAACTCCATATCGCCACCTTGGATAAAGACGGCGAATTGGAAATGGAACTCTACATAGACGTTGGACGCGGTTACCTTCCCGCAGACCGTCAAGGTAAATCAGCTGACCAATATCCCGTGAATACGATTTTGATGGATGCGGTGTTTACTCCAATTGAACGAGTCAAATACGTCGTTGAAAACGCCCGCGTTGGCGACATCACTGACTATGACCGTTTGATTATGGAAATCTGGACGGACGGCACTGTGAATCCCCAAGATTCAATCGCATTCGGGGCAAAAATTCTTAAAGACCACTTGTTCCTCTTCATTCACTTCCCCGATGAGGATGAGTTGCCGCTTGAGGCGGATGAAGCGCCAGAAGAAGCCGCGAATCCATACCTTCTCAAAGGCGTAGAAGAGTTAGAGCTTTCAGTTCGCGCTTACAATTGCTTAAAAGCCGCAAACATCAAATCGGTGGGTGTGCTTGTAAGCAAAACCGAAAGCGAAATGTTGAAATACCGCAACTTCGGTAAGAAATCCTTGAATGAAATCAAGGATGTTCTCACTAAATTGGGTCTTTACTTAGGAATGGATGTTTCTGCTCTTAATTCAGACGCAATCGCAACGGATACGCAGATTCCAGCGATGCTGGGTGATGACATTGATGATGAAGACGACGCGGATCTCGAACCCGAAGAGAGCCTCGCAACAGAAGAAGACGTAAACTAA
- the rpsD gene encoding 30S ribosomal protein S4 has product MARYIGPVCKLCRAEGIKLFLKGKKCLSAKCPVSRRNYPPGQHGQRRGSKRSDYGLQLREKQKAKRSYGVLERQFRRYYQEATRMRGVTGENLLHLLERRLDNVIYRLGFASSRTQARQLIRHNHIVVDGIRVNIPSFLVKVGHKIEIKEVSRDMPAVLESLQLRKSTGSYPWLIRDDKAFSGEMTRLPSVDEIALPVKEQMIVELYSK; this is encoded by the coding sequence GTGGCCCGTTACATTGGACCTGTTTGCAAACTTTGCCGTGCGGAAGGCATCAAACTCTTTCTGAAAGGAAAGAAGTGCTTGTCCGCAAAATGCCCTGTCAGCCGGAGAAATTACCCTCCAGGCCAACACGGTCAACGCCGCGGCAGCAAGCGCTCAGACTATGGCTTGCAGTTGCGTGAAAAACAAAAAGCCAAGCGCTCTTATGGCGTTTTGGAACGTCAGTTCCGCCGTTATTATCAAGAAGCGACCCGTATGCGGGGCGTAACCGGCGAGAACCTGCTTCATCTTCTCGAGCGTCGTCTCGATAACGTGATTTACCGTTTGGGCTTCGCGTCGTCACGAACGCAAGCACGTCAGTTGATTCGACACAACCACATCGTTGTGGATGGAATCCGCGTAAATATTCCTTCTTTCTTGGTCAAAGTCGGTCACAAGATCGAGATCAAAGAAGTCAGTCGGGATATGCCCGCTGTGTTGGAATCGTTGCAACTACGAAAATCCACCGGCTCCTATCCGTGGTTGATACGTGATGACAAGGCTTTTTCCGGTGAAATGACGCGTCTTCCATCCGTGGATGAGATTGCGCTGCCGGTTAAAGAGCAGATGATCGTCGAATTGTATTCTAAATAA